CCTTGGCAAAAACCAGGATACACAACATTTCAGGACACTCGACCATTTCACTTTCGACTATTATGCCGGTAATTCCCGTGAATCGAGGCTGGCTGTCTACCGGTTCGATTTTGGCTCTGATGCGTTATCGAAAAATTATGACAAAGTGCTGCCAAGACAGGTGCATACGGAAGGCGTCCTTGGTCAAACTTTTCGCCCAATAACACTCGAGACGTTGTTCAAACCGTATTCAGGCTTCGGATGGGAGCACGTGGAAGGTCTTGTTGCGGAGGACCGTGGAGAACCTGACGAGCTGCGCAGGGATTTTATCGGTGGAAAGCGGAATGCAACGTTAATGGTGGAACTGCCGAAGGGGAGGTACGATTTGCTTTTCGTTTCAGGAGATCAAGCGGAATCTTCCTACACAGCAGTTGAGATCGTAGGTCAGAGCGCTTGGAAACCTGAGGGAATGTTGAAGTCTGGCCTATTTGCAACGGAAATGCTGTCAGTAACGCAGAGGAAGGATGGATATGTACAAATACGATTCAGTACGTGCGAAGGCTCTCAGTGGCGAGTGAATGCGCTGATTATCAATAAAAACTATACGTATTTATAGGAAATTTCATGGAAAGGGGGTGAGTTATTTAGGTAGAGAACGAAGCAGGTGAAAGGATTTCAACAAATACAAACATGGAGGTAAGTGTATGCGTCTTGCAATTAGGGTGAAATGGACTAGATCTCTGGCTGTTCTGACATTCCTAACCATGCAAGTATCGGGTGGGTTACAGCCGGCCTCGGCAGCGACAGAGAAGTTTCCGATTTATGTCCAACAGGCAACAGTCCCAAGTCTCACTGCCGGAACTGCTGATATTGCCGGCTCTGCATTCGTCGGCAAGGATGGAGAATTTCATTGGATGGATTCGTTAGCCAACTACGAGCAGGCGGATAATAGGATCTAGTAGGGCTGCCGGCAAACCGGCAGCCTTTTCTCAACTAAAGGGGCAGAAGAGCATGGTTGTAGCTTGTTATAAAGTCATACGCAACTATAAATGTATTCAAAGCGTCTAATTATTTGGGATTATTTGTTAGTAAAGGGAAGGTGAGTGGTTTTATATGCTCATGGAAGAAGAGGTCATTGGATTTCTGAGAGTAGGCTTACTAGTTGTAATGATTCCTGTTGTAGTGTTAGTGATTAGATTAATGATTAAATTTAGGAAGCATGGTTATGGGTGGTTTTTAAGTCATTTACTATTGTTTACTTTTGGTGCATTAATATGGATAAGAATACTTGAAACTAGGGCTTTTTCAAGTTCGGTATTTAACTCTTTAACTATAGCCGTGATAGGTGTTATGTGGGCTATCAGTATGGTCTGTTTCGTTAAAGGTTTGTTGTCTTTAAGTTATTTGAAGAATGATATTCCTCCATGCAGGAGAGCAAAGAATCGTAAATGAATTAATCAAGAAAACGGGATTTGGCAGATCACAACCTATAGGAGTTCATCTTCTACAGAAGATCATTAAAAACAAGATAACTTAAATGAAAAAGAAATTCGTCCCAGTCAAGCTGTGTTATATCAAAATCAGGAAGATGTTCGAAATGGAAAAGTTGTCTATTGTTTTCTTTCCCAATATATACGTCTATCTCGCACCCTACCACTTACGCAGCACCTGGGGCCCACGACCATTGGATAAATCCACTGTTTTGCCCTAACAAGCAGCCAATTTCTAGGTTGGATTGGATAAATCCAATCAAATCTGTAAAAATGGCCTTCTTTCAGACGAAATCAGTCTTTTGAATGGATAAATCCAATGTATGCCCCATTTCCACCGTAACGAGGCTGAAAACACTGTATTTGTCCAATGGAGGAGCGGTGGCGCCACTACTAAAAAGCAGAGTTGTATTCGAATATATTTTATTAGAAACCGAATGTAGCAACATTTTCGTGAGAGGGTTTTCAAGAAGGTCAACCCCAACCCCAACTTCCACTGGAATAACTCCAGTGTTTTTGAGTTTGCGAAGGTGGAAATGCTGCTTTGACTGGAGATTATCCAGTGAAAGTCACCCACCCAGAAGCCAGAGAAAAGGCAGATCGCTCCCATAAGGAGCAACCTGCCTAATCTACAGCTGAAACTCTTGTTGGCTTACTTACTATCCACGCCATCATAATTATCTCTCCAGCGAAGCAGCTGGTCCTCGAGCTTGCGGACAAGGGAATCTGTCAGTTTGCCCACTAGAGCAAATATGACGATTCCGACGAAGACAACATCGGTTTGGGCGAATTGTCTCGCATCCGAGATCATGTAGCCTACGCCGGAGTTGGCTCCCATTAATTCTGCGACAATCAGGCTCAGCCAAGCCATACCGAGCGAAAGTCGCAGACCAAGCAAAATGTTGGGCATCGCGGAAGGCAAGATCAGCTTGGTAATCTGCTTGAAGCGGCTGAATTCGAGCACACGGGTAACCTCGAACAGCTTGGAATCAATGCCTCGTATACCTAGAAAGGTGTTCAGATAGAGAGGGAAAAAGGCACCTTTTGCAATTAATAAAACTTTCGAAAATTCGCCGAAGCCGAACCATAGAATGAATAGAGGCATGATAGCCAAATGAGGTACAGTTCTAATCATTTGTAAAGTAGGGTCCAAGGTGTACTCCGTTTTGCGGAAAAACCCTACAAGCAGCCCTGATAGCAGACCCAGACCGCCGCCAATGATAAAGCCTATAACCGCGCGATACATACTAACAGAGAGGTTATCGAATAAAACACCATCTCTCGTTAAGCCGATGAAGGCTTTGATAATTGCGATGGGAGTAGGAAGCAATTGGGGGGGCACCAAGCGGAGCGATCCGACCAATTGCCAGACGGTCAAAATGATGACTGGCAAAATGAGGCCATACATATATTTCTTATAATTCTCGCGAGTTTTCATAAGAAGGTCCTCTGAAGTAGTAGTCTGATGTTACTCATCTCGAAGTTGATTGTTAAGATACTCAATAACAGTTTGATGGACGGTAATAACGCCGGACGCCAGACTCTCACGGTAGCGCTGCTCGGAGGCTTGGCCTGGATAAGTGATGGACTTGTCTGGATCGAGTGTCGGGATGTTGTTAATCTCACTCAAAAATCCAGTGATTTGTTCCCGGAAAGATTCCACGGTGTGACCGAAGGCGGTAGGATCGATGAGCTGGATCAACGCGCCTCTGCTTTTACCGGGACCTTTGGAGCCAATAGGAACATTGACAAGTGCGCCGCTTAGCATTTCAAATGCCAACGCAAGTCCAAAGCCTTTGTAACCGCCAAAAGGAGACAGATATTTAACTTCAGCAGGGTTGGTTGTAGGCAACCCTTGTTGGTCGACACCCCAAGTGTCTGGGATGGATTCCTCATTGTATTTGGCTAAAGTCACATGACCCCAAGCACGCTCGGAAGTGGCCATATCCAGAACAAATAATGGATCCGTATGCGGGAAAGCTATACCAATTGGCGTGTTGTTCACGGCAGCTGCTGTTCCTCCCGGGGGAGTCATCACGCTTGTCCCGCCATAAGCGAATACGAGTGTGATCGCACCTTGCTCGGCGCCATATCTGGCAATTGTGCCTGAGCAATTAAAGCGGGTAATATCGGTTAGCCCAATCGTAATCATTTTACGGTCTGTTAGGAAGGGGATAGCCAGATCAATGGCTTCGCGAGCAACAATATGCCCAATGTCCCGATTGCCGATGATATGCATGTAAGCTCCATCGAAAGGACCAACTTGATAAGTGCCTTTGTCCTCGAAGGACTCGACAGCATTTCTGAAGAAGGTAATGCCATGAGAGGAGCGGCCACGTAGATGGGCTTCCAAATAATCCTCGGTTACGATTTCCGCTTCACGCTTCGTGGCTCCGTGTTTAAGGAGGACTTGTCTGCCAAGCTCTCTCAGCTCCTGAATAGGAAGAGTTACTGTATTCATGATGTAGGGTCACCCTGCCTTATGGATTATTTGTTGTTTTTGATATCTTCCAATGCTTGTTTAATGTAAGTGTTATCAACGACTTTGGATGGATCGACCAGTTTGTTGATCGCTTTTTCATTGAGCAGGAATTGAGCGAGTTCTTGCTGGCCTTTTACGAAATCATCAGAAACCGGCAGAGTCGCGAAGCTGACATTTTTGATGACAGATTTGACCACGTCTGCATTGAGTTTTGTACCTTCAGAGTAAATTTTCACAGCTTCATCGAAATTCTGATTTTGCCATTGCAAGGTTTTCTCCAGTACTTTTAAGTAGGCTGTAACTAGCTCGGGATGCTCTTCAGCGAATTTGGTACGGGCCACATGGAAGGCTGGGCTAATGTAGTTAATGTTAGAGCCGTCAGCAAGTACAGTCGCGCCGTCGTTGACCACGGAAGTAGACAGGTAAGGCTCTCCAATGGCCCAAGCATCAACGGAACCGCTGATGAAAGCCGCTTTCGCATCGTCGGCAGTAAGCTGAATAGTTTGAATATCTCCAGGCTTCAAGCCCGCTTTATCAATCAATCGGAATAACATATCGTAGCCGCTGGTTGCTTTGGCAACGGCAATTTTTTTGCCTTTTAATTGTTCCACGCTTTTAATTGCGCTGCCTTTTTGAACGAGCAAGGCATTGTTTTTGGACCCTGTGCTGCCAACGGCAATTTCTTTGAACGGGATGTCTGCCATTTGTGCAGTAATAACAGGCGTATTGCCCGTTACAGCCAAATCAAGGCGATTCGTAAGGATGGCATCAAATTGGGGCGGTCCGCCTTGCACCTCGAGCCAGTTCACTTTGGCGTTATGTTTGGCAAACTCCTCTTCAAACCATTTCTTTTGCTGTGCTAAAACTAGCGGAGCCACGGCGTGCTGAACACCGATGTTCACGACAACTTCTTTTTGCGAAGCCGGTGAACTTGAGCTAGGGCTTGGCGCAGTGCTGCTGGATGCAGTAGGGCTTGGCTTGCTGCCGCATGCGGACAAAACAAGTAATAAACTTAGTGTCAAAGCAGGAACGGCAATTTTTGATAATTTCATAAGGAATCTCCCTTTCTAATCTTGAAGTAGTTAAAGTTTACTATATCCGAGTAAACAAGTATATTAACTATGTGTTATAATGATATAACTTCAGGTTATGGCAAAAAGGGGTTTAGCTATGAATATTGAGCAATTAGAATATATTGTTAATATTGCAAGGACAGGGTCGATATCGACAACCGCTGAAATCATGCATGTATCTCAGGCAGGGATTAGTAAAGCCTTAGCGAGGCTGGAAAGAGAAATTGGCTTTGAGCTTTTTGAACGTACGCGAATAGGGACGATGCCTACGGACCGTGGGAGAATCATTATTGAGAAGGCAAATGAGGCGCTCCTGAAAATTCAAGATGTCAGGGATGCCGTGCTTATGCAGAATGACCACATCGATGGTGAGGTCCGCTTGTCTGTGAGCCCGAATTTCATGGCGGTATTACCGAAGTCTATTGTTTCCTTCAAAAATTACTATCCCTATGTTCGTTTAGAAATCACGGAGAAAGATTCCATTGATATTATCGAGGACATTAAGCAAAATAAAACGGACATGGGTTTGATTTATTTGAATCATGAGCCTAAAGTTACGGAAGATCTGTGGTTGACGAAGATGTTCGAATCGAGGGTAGTCGTATGCGTAAGCAAACATTCATGGCTCGCTTCCAAAAGCAGCGTTACCCGAAAAGATTTGATTACACAACCGTTTGTCAGTATAAACGGGAGCTTTTCAAAGCGTTACATGGAGCAATTCAAGGAGAAATATGGCCCGGTCAACATTATTTTCACATCCAACAATCAAGAGGTTCTGAAGCGAACGATCGCGGAGGGGGCAGCCATCGGTATTTTCATTGAATTTAGCATTAAAAAGGATCCGCTTATTACGAGTGGTGAAATTGTAGCCATTCCTCTGGTGAGCGATGAGAGCAATATCGTAACTTTTGGCTGCGCACGATCCAAGAAGCAGAACTTCCCAAGAACGCACCAAGTATTTTTGAAATATTTATTAACCGAAATTCATTCGCTCGAAAAATAAAAAAGATCCGCCTCAAGGGCGAATCGGTATGGTTTAAATGGAGTAAGCGGGTTCCATCTCTTCATGTCCGCCTAGGGCGTACAGCACGCGTTTGCGATAGTCCATGAAAGAGGTGGACACACGAGTACGAGGATGCTGCAGCTCAATCGGAATAATTTCCTTAATTGTTCCGGGTTTGGCCTCCATGACGACAATGCGATCGGCCAAAAAGATGGCTTCATCAATATCGTGAGTGACAAGCAGCATCGTCATCCGGTGCTCGCGCCAAATGTCTAGCAGTGCTTCCTGCATATGGTTCCGGGTAAAAGCATCGAGAGCTCCAAAGGGCTCATCCAGTAAAAGAAGCTGCGGCTGATGCATGAGTGCGCGCGCTATTGCCACCCGTTGGGACATTCCGCCTGAAAGCTGTTTGGGGAAAGCCTTCTCGAAGCCAGTCAACTTGACTAATTCAATCACTTTATTTACTTGTTGCCTGACGGCGGGATCTTTTAAAGATAAATTAGCTGCTATATTTTTCTCAACCGTTAACCAAGGGAACAAGCGGTGTTCTTGGAAGATGAATCCTTTTTCGATACTTGGCCTGGTTACAGGTTGACCGTCTAAGAGGACAGAGCCCTCATATTTGACGTCCAGTCCAGCGGCAATTTTCAACATAGTGCTTTTACCACAGCCGCTTGGACCAATAATGGCTACAAACTCATCCTGTTTTAATTCCAAATTTACATTGCGCAGTGCTTGGACCGTACTTTCCTTCGAAACAAACGTTTTGTTCACATTCATAAATGTCACATTCGCCATGCTGATTTCACCTCGTGTGTAGGAGCTTGAACAATTGGAGTTATATGAGTTGAAATCTTAATTTAAGTATTGTTGAAAGTCAAGGGAAATCTTTTGGTCGATGATTCTTCCAGTCATGTATAATAGGGTTAAACCAAGGATTGGTTTTTCAAAGCACCCCAATTGAAAGGATGATTCCATTGTTCAAGAAGTTTGCGGCAGATGCATTAGGTTTAAGTGATATCGGGAAAGTAATTAGCCCTAGTGATTTTGACAAGGTAGATTCAGATGATTATGTGATGCATGAGGATGGAGAGAAAATTTTCTTCATCATCAAGTCGAAGAAGGACGAATACTGCTTTACCAACCTTGCCCTCATCCACCTTGATGGTGATAGTGCTATTAGCAGCAAGCGTGTGCTTAAGCGTTTCAGTTATCACACAAATGCAATTTCCAAAGTGTATATGGAAACGGCTGGAACGATCGATCTTGATGTCGAGATCAAGTTCATAATTGGGGAAGTCAACTTCTCGATCGATGTGGACAAGAAGCAAATTGAGCAAATCAAAGACTTGTATAAAGCCTTAATTAATATTTCCGAGACAGTAGCACATAATGAGCACTTGTATGATTACGCGAAGCAAAGCGTAGTTATTGCGAAGGAAGCGACAGGTCGAATCACAACGCAAACTACTTCCCCAGTAGCCCAATTCGATGCCATTAACGAATCCGTCTACAATTGGTTGAAGGGCAAGCATTCTGAGTTGAAGATTAAGGATTTTGGATACATATTTGAACGTTATATTAACAATTAAACGGTTATTCATCAGGCTGTCGAGACTTTCTCGACAGCCTGAGCTTTTCCATGTAGGACAATATTGAAAGCAAGAGGCTGCCCTTAAGTCATGAAATTGACTTTTGGGACAGCCTCTTTGTGTATGTGGTAACTGTTTACCACGATCGTTTGCGTTCCAAGGGTTCCGCCGACTTGTGCGGGAGGGAACTACAGTACGTTATTCTAGCCAAAATCGCCCATATCGCGGGGGTGAGGGAACTACAGTCCGCTATTTTGCTATTTCAAGGCAAACTTAGCTCATTTTGTGGAAATAAGACCCTGTAGTTCCGCTATTACTTTAGCATCCCCTCTATTTGCCTAGATAGCGTCCTATAGTTCCCTTACAGTCGCTTGAAAGAGGCCCATCCCCATAAAGGAGTCGGTTTTCTTATACGTGGTAACTGTTTACCACGATCGTTTGCGTTCCAATGGTTCCGCCGACTTGCGCGGGAGGGAACTACAGTACGTTATTCTAGCCAAAATTGCCCATATCGCGGGGGTGAGGGAACTACAGTCCGCTATTTTGCCAATTCCTGAGAAATTCAGCTCATTTCGTGGAAATAAGACCCTGTAGTTCCGCTATTACTTTAGCATCCCCTCTATTTGCCTAGATAGCGTCCTATAGTTTCCTTACAGTCGCTTGAAAGAGGCCCATCCCCATAAAGGAGTCGGTTTTCTTATACATGGTAACTGTTTACCACGATCATTTGCGTTCCAAGGGTTCCGCCGACTTGCGCGGGAGGGAACTACAGTACGTTATTATTGCAAAAAGTGGCATTATCGCGAGCGAAAGGGAACTATAGGGCGCTATTTTGCTATTTCCTGAGAAATTCAGCTCATTTCGTGGAAATAAGGCCCTGTAGTTCCGCTATTACTTTAGCATCCCCTCTATTTGCCTAGATAGCGTCCTATAGTTCCCTTACAGTCGCTTGAAAGAGGCCCATCCCCATAAAGGAGTCGGTTTTCTTATACGTGGTAGCCGTTTACCACGATCATTTGCGTTCCGAGGGTTCTGCCGACTCGCCATCCCCATATAGCGCGTCCAAATGAGCCATATGGGCCACTCCCCAATCATTCATAGCCTGTAATAAAGGGGTCATTTGTTGGCCGTAGGCCGTAATAGAATATTCAACTTTGGGAGGAATTTGGTGATAGACCTCGCGGTGTATGATATCGTGATACTCTAATTCTCTTAATTGTTGAGTGAGCATTTTTTTTGTGATATCCGGGATTGCTTTTTGCAATTCGCTAAATCTCATTGTGCCATTTGAAAAAAGGCGAAGCAGGATAACAGGCTTCCATTTCCCAACCAGGATATCTAACGCTGTTTCAAATTTACAATAAGTAGTCATTAAATTCGCCTCCGTTCCTTTAACTTCCTAAGGTTTATTTTTATATACTATGTTTATTTTAAGTGCCTACTTCCCAAAAAGTTACCCTGCAAAATATTATATACCTAGGCGTTGAAGATGCACAAACAGGGGGCAAACGAATCATGAATATCGCGTTATGGATTGTGCAAGGGATTTTAGCAATCATTTTTATTTTTTCTGGATGGATGAAGGCGTTTCAGTATGAGAAAGCACAAGCGTCCTGGCCATGGGCGAAGGAAGTTTCGCGAGGGTTGGTTTTCTTTATTGGAATAGCCGAATTGCTCGGGGTACTTGGGTTAATTTTGCCTCAAGCGACGAATATTTCACCGGCGTTGACGCCGATTGCCGCAATCGGGATTGCCACAATTGTAGTTTTGGGAGCCGTATTCCATGCCAAGCGTAAAGAGTATCAAGAAATTGGCGTGAATATCGTTTTCTTGGCGTTAGTCTTATTTGTAGTAATCGGTCGCATGTGAGAGCCATAGAATCATTGTGCAGCATTTTAAAAGTTTCTAGAAGTGGCTATTACAAGTGAATACAACGTGAAACTAGCGCCCGTAAAGCGCCTAAAGCTCTGGAAAAGCAGATTCGAAGTCCAGCCGGAGAGAAGAAAGTGAAGTAAAGATAGAAAGAAATGAGCCCCTGTTGAAGCAATTGCTTTAACAGGGGTTTTTGCTGTTTTTTAATCACTTTTCAATTTCATTACTTTTTTGCTGATGGTACTATATAGCTATCATAATTTCGAAGGTGGACTGAAACGAAATGAAGATGAAGATAGAATATGACAATCCCATTCCAATTAATGCTTATCTTTGGTGTCCTAAACCGTATCTGCAGCCTCTTCATTTTCATTCAAGTTTGGAAATGGGCTATTGCTTGGAAGGCAAAGGGCAATTTGTTTTTGAAAATAAGCAGTACGAGGTTAGCAAAGGTGATGTATTTATTGTCAATAATACGGAACTCCATATAGCACAATCTGCTCAGCATGATCCAAGCCGATATATTTTTGTTAATTTCGACCCTAGTCTCTTCCTGGAAGAAGATGAAAGATTATTGCTGCCATTTGCTTATCGGTCTGAGAGATTTGAGAATCATATAGCAGCTGGGACAGCGCTTGCACAGAAGATAGGGGCATTAATTCAGCAGATTTATGAGGAGCTAAACACGAAAGATGAGGGTTATCTTACAATTTCTCGCTGCAAATTGCTGGAGCTGGGTGTTACATTGCTTCGCCATTATAGGAATACTTTCAGCAAAGAGCAATGGCTAAAAATGTCCAAATCCCAGCGTGAGATCAAAGAGATGATGCTATTTGTCAAAGAAAAGTATCTTGAGCCCCTACAGCTTACAGATGTTGCCGCTCATCTAGGCTGGAGCAATGCGCGGACAAGCCGCTTGTTCAAGGAGCATACAGGGAGCAGCTTTTTGAATTACCTGACACAGCTGCGCATTAGCGAAGCCAGGAAACAACTTGTCACTAACCTTGATAGTATCGCGGACATTAGTTTTTCCAGCGGGTTCCAGAGCTTGGCGTCCTTCTATCGAGCATTTAGTTTGGTCGTCGGAATGTCTCCTCAGGAATATCGCAAACAATTTGGCGTTAATCAATTATTTTGAGAATTCGGAAGGAAATTGAGAGGATTGGAAGAGGCCAAACCATTATAATGAGCTTAAATTCTTTCAAAAAAGGTGGAATCACGATGGCTGGCTGGGAAAAATTAAAGGAAATTGTCAATTTAGAAATCGTCCAAAGGGGAGAAGAAGGTTGTGATGTAAGTGGGTTTCAAGCGAAGTGGATCAAGGCTGGAGATGACGAAGCGAAGTTGATGGAAGTTTATCAGCAGTTGATGGAGCTTGAGATTGGTGCGGATTTTAAGTTTATTGAGCCATCTGATTTGCCAGGTATTCTTGCGATGCGCCCGGAAGGACCTAGAAGAATAACTGTGGATAAGTCAGAGGCAGAATGGCTAAATCAATTTCAGGGTGCGTGGCTCGGCCGAAGTATTGGATGTGCATTGGGTAAACCGCTTGAGCAGGGACAATTTATGGGGGGAAGCGGCGGGAGAGCTGGCTGGAAGAATATTGAGCTGTGGTTTAAAGGAGCAGATGCTTGGCCAATTAGCGGATATACGCCAGGGAGTTCACGGGCGTCTGTTGAGTATGGATTGGAACTAAGTCACTGGTGTCATAAAAGCTTCAAGGAAAACATTCAGTTTATGGAATCAGACGATGATATACGTTATACCGTGTTAGGCTTGATTCTTTTAGAGGAAAAAGGATTGGATTTTGATTCTTGGGATATTGGCAAATTGTGGCACATGCACCTCAGCTACCAGCAAGTATGTACAGCAGAAACGCAATCTTATTTGAATTTCGCTCAGGTGACATCACATATGAATGATAGCAAACCGGAGGACTGGGCACAGAAGAGTGAATGGGTGCGAACATGGTTAAACCCGTATCGTGAGTGGATTGGCGCACAAATCAGAGCGGATAGCTTTGCTTACGGCGCTGCGGGGAATCCAGAGCTTGCAGCAGAATTAGCTTGGCGGGATGCTTCCTTCTCCCATGTAAAGAACGGCATTTATGGGGAAATGTTTGTGGCAGCAATGATTGCAGCTGCTTTTAATGAAACTGATAATGAACGTATTGTGGAAATCGGGCTTAGTGAAATCCCTAGAGACAGCCGACTGGCTCATGATATTCGAAAAGCTGTAGAAATCGCACGCGATGCTGTTGATCAATTGGATCTTGTCGATCGTATATGGGAAGCGTTCAAGCAATATCATTCTGTCCATACGAACAATAACGCAGCATTAGTTGCGGCTTCGCTCATCTTTGCGAAGGACGATTTTGAGCTGGCTGTTACGACAGCGGTTCTAGGCGGTTGGGATACAGATTGCAACGGAGCTACAGTTGGATCGATAATGGGGGCGAAGCTAGGGGCAGATAAGCTTCCGGCTCAATGGGCAGAGCCGCTTAACGATAAACTATACGCAGAAGTGACAGGATTCCATCCCATAGCTATTTCGGATTGCGCCAAACGCAGCTATGAGGTGTTTAAGAAGATATCTGCTGAAATTGGGCGGAAATAAGCGTATTTAGCTTGCTTATGTATCTCCCAGCATGTAATTGTAGAGAACCTAGCCGCGACAGCAGGCTAGGTCTTTTTACTTTAGCAGCCTCGTGCGAAGATATGGGAACTACAGTTCGCTATTCTGGTGAAAAGTGTCCTTATCGCGAGCCAGGGGGAACTACAGGACGCTATTTTGCTATTTTATGAGAAATTCAGCGTTTTTCGTGGAAATAAGACCCTGTAGTTCCGCTATGCCCCCCGCATCCCTGCTATTTGCCCAGATAGCGTACTAGAGTTCCCTATCTGGCGCTGCCCGGCACTTTATTGGCCGAATGGTGATCGTTCGGCATGCTTACAAAATCACAAAATGATAAGACATAATATCATTGCTGCTTCCGTAGATGATCCCGTATATTAGGCTGAAATAGCGTAAAGGTTTAGTAAGAGGTAGGAGGGCCTTTACACGCAGCTATTCATTTGGATGCAGGGAGTGATGTGTAGTCCACACAGGTGGCGATATTTTTAAAAGCGCTTTCAAAGTAGATTGCAGTTGGGAAATCAAGCGTAATCCTTAAGAGATGGAACGAACGAATGCAGGAGGAATGAAAGATGAGAAAAATGATGATGTCAAAGCTTGCAGCCTTACTGCTCCCCGCTTTATTGCTTCCACTAGTTGCTTCCCTTGGCGGAGTTCCAGCTGCTAGTGCAGCTCCTATAGTGGCGAATTCCACTTGGCGGCCCATCGATACAACCATGAGTGTAGTCCCAGGTAGCGCTATGGATTTGTCCTTTTTGAATGCTGCGCCCGCGGGTGCGAAGGGCTCCGTGCAAATCGATGTTGACGGTGATTACTATTTTGAGAATGAGCCCAATACGAAAGTGAAGTTCTATGGTGGTAATTTGAACGGCAGTTACGGTATAGACCCAACCAAAGAGGAAATGGTCCTCATGGCGGATCGAATTGCTGCGATGGGCTACAATGTGGTGCGCTATTCGTCGATTGACCAAGATTATGACTGGGCTAAAGGACTTATGCAGCCGCTCACGTCCACAACGGTGACGTTGAATTCAAGCAAGCTGGATAATTTTGATTATTTTAATTCACTGCTGAAGGCACGCGGTATTTATATCGATCTGGATATCTTGGCTTTTGCAAATTTCGAAAATGTGCCCAGTATAGGTAAAGCTGTGTATGGTTCAACCGCCTCGAGGTTTTTGGCCACACTCCTTCCGGACGGGCAAGCCATCTGGCAATCTTTTGCTTCTCAGCTGTTTAATCATGTGAATCCGTATACAGGGTTTGCGCTGAAGGATGAGCCTCAGATCATGGGGGTATCTCCCATGAACGAAGTCATTCTCTATAATGCGGATTTTTCCGACCCGAACTTTAACGCCTGGGTGCGCGCTGATTTCAATCAGTATTTGACTGGTAAAGGAAAACTGGAAATAAAGACGCTTCCCAAAAATTTCTGGAGCGCGGTTGGAGACATGAAAAACGACCTTGCCGAGTACTTCACGGAGAAGCAGTTCGCTACCTATAACGAAATGAGGTCGTATCTGAAGATCACCATTGGCATAAAAGCACCGATCGGCGGCATTAATTATATCAATGATTCGTTAGCTAATTATTGGCGGACACAGGCCGATATTCATGAAACGCATCTGTATAACGGCCTTGTCGATGGCAGAGGAGCGGCCTTCAAATACAATCCGCTGACGCATCCGCGTTACAGCATGATCTTTGCGCCAGAATCAAGCGCGAATTATGTGCCGCAATATGGATCGTTTATTTTCAAAAATTATATTCCCAGTCTTGCCTTGGGTCAGCTGTATCATAAGCCGTTTGCTTTGACGGAATTTAATCATGAGTT
Above is a genomic segment from Paenibacillus sp. HWE-109 containing:
- a CDS encoding AraC family transcriptional regulator, which gives rise to MKMKIEYDNPIPINAYLWCPKPYLQPLHFHSSLEMGYCLEGKGQFVFENKQYEVSKGDVFIVNNTELHIAQSAQHDPSRYIFVNFDPSLFLEEDERLLLPFAYRSERFENHIAAGTALAQKIGALIQQIYEELNTKDEGYLTISRCKLLELGVTLLRHYRNTFSKEQWLKMSKSQREIKEMMLFVKEKYLEPLQLTDVAAHLGWSNARTSRLFKEHTGSSFLNYLTQLRISEARKQLVTNLDSIADISFSSGFQSLASFYRAFSLVVGMSPQEYRKQFGVNQLF
- a CDS encoding DoxX family protein, which codes for MNIALWIVQGILAIIFIFSGWMKAFQYEKAQASWPWAKEVSRGLVFFIGIAELLGVLGLILPQATNISPALTPIAAIGIATIVVLGAVFHAKRKEYQEIGVNIVFLALVLFVVIGRM
- a CDS encoding ADP-ribosylglycohydrolase family protein is translated as MAGWEKLKEIVNLEIVQRGEEGCDVSGFQAKWIKAGDDEAKLMEVYQQLMELEIGADFKFIEPSDLPGILAMRPEGPRRITVDKSEAEWLNQFQGAWLGRSIGCALGKPLEQGQFMGGSGGRAGWKNIELWFKGADAWPISGYTPGSSRASVEYGLELSHWCHKSFKENIQFMESDDDIRYTVLGLILLEEKGLDFDSWDIGKLWHMHLSYQQVCTAETQSYLNFAQVTSHMNDSKPEDWAQKSEWVRTWLNPYREWIGAQIRADSFAYGAAGNPELAAELAWRDASFSHVKNGIYGEMFVAAMIAAAFNETDNERIVEIGLSEIPRDSRLAHDIRKAVEIARDAVDQLDLVDRIWEAFKQYHSVHTNNNAALVAASLIFAKDDFELAVTTAVLGGWDTDCNGATVGSIMGAKLGADKLPAQWAEPLNDKLYAEVTGFHPIAISDCAKRSYEVFKKISAEIGRK